In the genome of Carya illinoinensis cultivar Pawnee chromosome 13, C.illinoinensisPawnee_v1, whole genome shotgun sequence, the window gatgaaatgGACTCTTAGCTCAATCCAATTCAAACATCTTAAAACCACCCTCACTTTTGAATTTGATCGAGTTTTTGTGTGATACCCTTTTTCCTATGGTAGTTCTCTTTTGATACTTTTCTTCATTCTCTTTCAATGGATGGGCAAAGTATTCCAGTAAAAGGATGGGTTCAAGTAACTCGAGATTCCAAaactacaataaatatttgaagaaaaatatctaaaaataggAATAATAAGGAAAGCATCTTTAAAATGTGAAAGTAACAAAGCTTTATTCTTCAAACAATAGGTAAAGGAGAGCTTGAGGCAGCACTCAAGGCATCTCCAAGAAATAAAGAGTAACGATATTCCTacaatctcttttttaaaaggGATGGTGgctatataaaatctaaaattcaaTTACATCATCACATTGGCTAGGTAATTTTAATAGAAGTTATGAACATCATTTTACTAAAAGTTAGTaacatctcaaaataaatagGAAAAAAGGAACGACAATAAGGAGAGTATCTTCAAAATTGAGTAGATAACAAGAAATTCCAAGCAACAAGGAGAGCATCTTCAAAATTGAGTAGATAACAAGAAATTCCAAGCAACGAACAAAGCAAAAGCTTTCCCAATAATCAAAAGATTTCCCAGATTTCAAGAATGTCAAGAATCTAACATTGCAAACAATTCAAGACATGTGTCCAAGAGAAAGAAACAAAGAGCATCTTTAAAAGTGATAAGATAACTTGATGGAATTTGGAAGGTCAGAAAAAGCACTAAGCAAAGCATCttcaacaataacaacaaattTCATGCATAACACGCAACTGCACAAGCAGGGCATTATAAATGTTGGTCATGGCTAGAGTCCTCTGTATTCAAAGCCAGCATATCCTCCTTCCATCCCTCAAGCAACTCAAGAGCCGTTTTTAGCACTCCTTCACCAACCATCAAGAAATGGCAGAAGGTATTCTCTTCAACATTGCTCAACGAATAATTGAGAGCTTGGGCTCCCAAACTCTCAAAGAGGCTAGCCTGTTTTGCGGTGTGACAGATGAGCTTCACAAGCTCGAGAGCACTGTCTCAACAATCCAAGCCGTGCTTCTTGATGCTGAGGAGCAACAGGTAGTGAACCATGAAGTTAGACATTGGCTTGAAAAGCTTAAGGATATCGTTTATGATGTAGAGGACTTGTTGGATGGTTTCTCCACTAAATGTATGTTGTGAGAGATGATGACTCGGGATAAGATGGCAAAAAAGGTACGAATCTTCTTCTCCAAATCAAACCAACTTGTCTATGATCTAAAAATGGGCCATGAGATTAAGGCAATTAGACAAAAGTTAGATGCCATTTCATCTGATAGGAAATTCCACTTGGAGGAACGCAATGTAGAGATAGGAGTCAAGAGTATGAAGAGGGATGATTCTCATTCTTTTGTACTTGAGGCAGAAGTTATTGGTAGaaaggatgacaagaagaagATAATAGATATACTTCTTTCTGATTCCGAAGTTAAATAGAATGTCACAATCCTTCCGATTACTGGCATCAGAGGATTAGGAAAGACCACACTAGCtcaattcattttcaatgacCAAGcgatcaaaaaatattttcagttAAAAATGTGGGTTTGTGTATCTGATATCTTTGATGTTCAAAAAATTGTAGAACAAATCTTAGAATCTATAACAAACAAGAAACAAGAAGTTTCTGCAATGGAGACATTGGCCTCTCGTATTCGGAAAGAAATTGAAGGAAAGAAGTACTTACTAGTGTTGGATGATGTGTGGAATGAGGATAGTGAGAAATGGGAtaaattgaaaacaatattgatGGGTGGTGCAAGAGGCAATAGAATATTAGTAACCACACGTAGTGAGATGGTGGCAAATATTACAGGCATAGTGGAACATCCATATTTCTTAGGTGGTTTAAATGAAGAAGACTCATGGTCCTTATTTAAGCAAATGGCATTTAGGGATGGAGAGGAGGCTGGAAATTCAACACTTGTGACCATTGGAAAGGAGATTCTAAAAAAGTGTTTAGGTGTCCCACTTGCCATAAGAACAATTGGAAGGACATTATCGTATTTGCAAAATTCAGAAACAGAGTGGTTGCTTTTCAAGAACAATAAActctcaaaaataaaagaaaaagacatcTTACCAACTCTGAAGTTGAGTTATGATCAACTCCCCTCACATTTGAAGCAATGTTTTGCTTATTGTAGTTTATTTCCAAAAGATTACATGATTAATAAACCCCTTCTTGTTAATCTTTGGATAGCACAAGGGTTTGTTAAGTTATCAGATGAAGATGAATGCTTAGAAGATGTTGGCCATGAGTATTTCATGGATTTATATTGGAGATCATTCTTTCAAGAAGCTAGAATGGATGGTTTGGGCAACATAATTTACTTTAAAATGCATGACCTCATGCATGATCTTGCGGTATCAGTGGCAAGATCATTGATCACCATAGTAGATAATGATAAGAAAATCATTATTGAGAAAACTCGTCATGTATCAATTGTCGATGATAAATATTTTTCCTCTGGGGTTTCTACTTCATTTTCAAAAGCAACTAGAATTAGGACGTTTCTCACCCCTTACAAATTGCAACATATATCTGAGTCAGCTTGTGATAAATTATTTTCCTCTTGTGAGAAACTGCGAGCGTTGGATCTGCATGGAACATGGGTTGGTCATGATCGAAAATCTATAAAAAACTTGAAGCTTTTAAGATATCTTGATTTGTCTGGAAACTCTAATATCAAGAAGTTGCCGAATTCCATAACAAAGTTGCAAAATTTGCATACATTGGTACTCTTTGATTGTGTTTCTCTGGAAGAATTGCCAagagaattagaaaaattaatcaACCTCAGGCATCTTGTTATTGACAATTGTGAAGTTTTAAGTCATATGCCATGTGGACTGGGGAAGTTGACTAATCTTCAAACATTATCGAGCTTTGTGATCCACTCTGTTGCTTCTACCTCAAAGCATATCGGTGGGCTAGGCGAGCTAAACCAACTAAATAACCTAAGAGGAACTCTAAAAGTCATAGGTATGAGGGGCGAGAAAGATGTTGCATTAGATTATAAGGCTGCAAATTTAAAGGAGAAACATCTTCTTCAAGCTCTGTATTTACAATGGAGGAAAGAAGACAAGGGTGATGAAATGCTGGCATTGGAAAGCTTCCAACTTCACCCAAATCTTAAGAAACTTTATATAGAGTACTATGCATGTGTGAGGTTTCCGATTTCGCTTTCTTTACTCACGAATCTCGTTACATTTGAACTGTGGAGGTGTAAGAAACTAGAATATTTGCCACGGCTGAGTCAACTACCTTCTCTTCAGCGTCTTTATCTTaaagaattggattctttgcaatACATATCAAATTGGGGCGATCAAAGCTCcgatttcctttcttcttcttcttcttcttcagctATAACGCCATTTTTACCATCTCTAGATGAAATTCAACTTCTTCGCTGCCATAATCTCAAGGGTTGGTGGAGGAAGAGGAGTGACTAAGCTATGGATGCCAATAGCATAACGGATGCATTGATGAAGACAATAGAGCATCCTTCACTCCCTTTGTTTCTTCTACATCTTTCAAAATTAGACATATCGAGTTGCCCTATGTTGACTTCATTGCCAATGTTTCCAAATCTTGAAATGTTGGAATTGTCGAAGGCTAGTTGGAAGCCAGTGCAACAGACCATGATGATGACAAATGTGGCAGCACTACAAAATCTGTCAGGAACAACAACAACCttgccctcctcctcctctacaCTTGTCACCTTTTCATGCACTCCTCTCTCCAAGTTGAAGCATCTACACCTAGAAGATATTGAGGATCTAGAAACATTGTCGGAGGAGGGGTTTCAAAATCTCACCTCTCTCCAGTATTTGTTCATAAAGAATTGCCCTAGATTAAAATTTCTCTCCCAAGGTATAAAATATCTAACTGCACTTCAAGAATTGGAGCTTCATAGTTGTTTTGAGCTTTGTGATCTAGGCGATTGGGAGGGGCTTAAAAATCTCCTATTTTTGACATTTTCGGATCTCCCAATGTTGGTGTTTCTCCCGTCGGGGCTTCAACATGTTACCACTCTACAAgacttaaaaatttcaaattgtgTCAACTTGATGGATATACCAGAATGGATTGGCAACTGGACATCACTTGTGAAGCTTACAATTTCTGGATGCTATAGTTTGAAATCACTGCCTGAAGTAATGCATAGGCTaacatctttaaaaattttgaaatttgctAATTGCCCCAATGTTTTACCAAGCTGTGAAAGAGAGACAGGTTAGGATTGGCCCAAGATTGCTCATATCCCCAACCTGCAACTTTCTTCTTCTCACTCTGAGTTTTCGATTCCTCCAGGTATTCAGGTCGTTATGTATCAATTACCTTATGGCCTCTTCACCTCCcaccatttttttgtttttctctctctcttacatTATTTATTGGCTATTGAATTGCAGAGTCAATTGTATCGATAGAACTGAAGCAGGCGAAGTGTAGAATGTGCTTGGCATTTTGTTGTTGTTAGCAGGAAGAAGCCAGTGACTGATTTGTAGTGGAGTAAGAGTTGTGTGATAACCAAGGAAAATGTAAGATCTATAGGCATGACTAGTATAGAcgtttttctttccctttcactttttttatgattttgtttttttagaaaGCTAATTATTTAGGCTTTGGGGACTTTTACTTGTCTCCCtcatttgctatatataaatgtaaGATCACTTTCAAATCTATGTTTTTATTCACTAGAGATGTTAAGCTTCTCTATTGTAACATTGCAGGGTATGCGATGTGGGATGCAATTCAACAATTAGGCTGAAAGGTTTTCCGACGAAGAAAGACCGAGGAAGGATCAGgattgaggagagagagattgcTAAAAGTGAGACTTTTCTTTGGCACACTTTGATCTATGGTAAGTATATCAAAGTGCTGATGTGTCCTTCTCCTATTGGAGGGTGTAAAACTCACATTGTCACCTCATCCAATTTTAACTATTTCTCAGAATGAAAAGCCAACGAAGATCTGTACTGCTGCTACTAGCCTGAAAGAGGTTCATTGTACATATCCATTTTTGTATTGGAGCctatcaagttttttttttttgaaaagttctACACACCACTACCAtttcactctcattttattatataagatgtagCACATTTATTAccaatatatgattttttattggataattttttatatctaatgatgataaatataccACATCTTATATAGTGTGATGAAcagagaaaaataagaaaagtaaaataaaaggaCGATAGAACCAATAAATTAGATCCGAGCACTTAGTCCTTGGCCAAGCCAAGGAGGGGACCAGTGTAATAACAGTTTTAGCATCCAATTGGTGAGTTTTTCAAATGCGATTGTAGTCTTCATATGTGAATGTAGAACTACAACCATTTTTTCCTAAGTCATTGACAAAGatcttcacatctttttccccTAAATTCTCGATTAGGAAAAGTTGTAACTTAGTCAGATAGTTAGAATCAAGCAATTTAGGTCCCTAGCAGCTTTGCAGAGGAACACGCAGAGTCGGCTCCTAAAGGTGTAACCGGTCTGGTTCAGTCCGATTTTAGCAGACTTTAGAATCGAACTAGTACACAccggttttgaaaatttaaaaattgatacgAACTAATTCATCCCTGAAATCGAAGCTTTCAATTTTTTCGATTTCAATTCGGTTCAGTTCGGTTTTTCCAATTTACCCATTACACGTGACACTAAATAAGTTTAgtattataagttttttaacactaaatttaattgttaaaatttaatatttattattaacaattacAAATTCATTAGTGTCTAATTATAGTAGTATAGTATAAGTAATATCTAACTTATTGGTAAAGGTAATAAGGTAGCTAATTTTCTTGCAAGGCAGGTGAGGAGGGGAAGAATTGTACATATGTGGGCTCCAATGATTTGCCCCTTCATATGCAGGGTTTGCTTAGGATGGATTTTTTGGGTTTGCCTAATTTAAGGCTTTgatttctagtttgttttgttttgatttattgttatttgtGGTGTTGGTTTACAAATAGGCATGTTTAGATTAGTTTATTGatttattgttgagtttattGTATAGGTTAATTTTATTTACTTGGTTTTGATGCCTGGGATGATTTTATTGAATATTGGTAAATCTCAAGTGTCTTGGAtgttaccacggtattcctccgccataagcgagggcaatcaataaaattgggataCTGTCCTCTTCTCAAAAAAgaaatctaacttatttgtgAGATTAACTCAGTATAGTATAATTCGtgatattaacttattatatcaGACTTATTTTTATACCAGTAAGTGGTGACGAATTCATTTCTATATTAGACTTATATTATAATACCTAAtttcatgttattatattaatgtctaacttatttctatatttgattatgtatgttagtgataatataatgtttaaataagcaaaactattagtctatttatattatagtatacatgcattattttataataattaacacctaataatatattattaaaatttcctgttataataattaataatttagcatataatacatacaatataataacaaatattttatatataatataaaattttagaatatatCGGTTCGGTTCAAAccttcaaaatatgaaaattggtACATGAACTGGTTTAGGATGGACCAGTTACAAATTGGATCGAACCCAATCCAATTCAACTGGTTTTTATTCTTTTACGCCCCTACCGGCATCTATGCTACACTCGACTCAAATGGTTGTAGTGATAGACACGTGGCATGCTAGATGACCCGTGATTTTGGTTGGTGTTAGTAAGTCGAGCAACAAAAGATAAAATCTATCCTCATTCCAACAAGTTCGGGATAAGAGAACAATTGCTAGCGCTAATCagcaaatatgaatattttttttttcaagccaCAAGAACTACCAATctgagattatatatatatatatatcaaatgaaTTCCATTACCAACCTGAAAATTTAATCATTGGATACTTGTGTATAATGGAATGGGTCTAGTGTTGATTAAACCTTACCGTAAGTCATGACATCAAATGGTGGCAATTGAGAAGCACTACAAGGATTTAGGCTTTTTGCAGCGCCTaaaatccttgcaaatactCACTGAAAACGCTGCAATTTCTCAATTCCAATGTTATCAAATTCCTTGCATGTTCGACAGTATAAACCCTTTATTTTTGATCTATTCCAACGAAATGATAAAAACGCTGCAACAGATATCTATTCAGCGTATTAATATCGCTGTATTGTATTCACTTTCGCGCTGCAAAAATCATCTACAAATTTGGTAGTTAGCGCTGCAAAACACCACTTACAGCGATAATTATTGTTGCAATCTTGCAATAGATTACTCATTCAAGTAGCGTGTATATATTTTCGTTGTTTTTATCATTAATTGCAACACTTTAATTCGCTGCAATTACTCTGTAATCGCTACAAATGGAATTTTTCAATAGCAACAATTACGTATAACGCTGATGTTGATTATATTTGCAGCGACAATTTAATGCTGTAATAGAGACATTAACGCTGCAAAAGCATGATGTCCAAAACAACAATTATAAGTTTTGTTGCTTTAGACTTTTTTTGCAATAgcataaaatcgctgcaatagaaATATAAGTGCTGCAATTAGATTCAATCAAACGCATCAAATATTTTTCTCGTTGCTTTTAAAGGTATTTGCAGCGCACAGTAGTCGTTGTTTGAGAGATTTTGCAACGTTAAAAAACGTTGCAATTAATGTGAAACTAAGgcaacaaattttataaacGTTGCTTTTAAGTCTATTTGCAGCGTGCTATGTCCATTGCTTTAGGAGTTTTGCAACGTTAAAAAAATGCTGCAATTAGGGATTTGCAGCAATTTTAGTGTTGTTTGCAACGCTTTAGGAATACATTTGCTGGTCATTTGCAGTGAgcaaaaatcgctgcaaaaagccattgaccatttttttttc includes:
- the LOC122291084 gene encoding putative disease resistance protein RGA3 is translated as MAKKVRIFFSKSNQLVYDLKMGHEIKAIRQKLDAISSDRKFHLEERNVEIGVKSMKRDDSHSFNVTILPITGIRGLGKTTLAQFIFNDQAIKKYFQLKMWVCVSDIFDVQKIVEQILESITNKKQEVSAMETLASRIRKEIEGKKYLLVLDDVWNEDSEKWDKLKTILMGGARGNRILVTTRSEMVANITGIVEHPYFLGGLNEEDSWSLFKQMAFRDGEEAGNSTLVTIGKEILKKCLGVPLAIRTIGRTLSYLQNSETEWLLFKNNKLSKIKEKDILPTLKLSYDQLPSHLKQCFAYCSLFPKDYMINKPLLVNLWIAQGFVKLSDEDECLEDVGHEYFMDLYWRSFFQEARMDGLGNIIYFKMHDLMHDLAVSVARSLITIVDNDKKIIIEKTRHVSIVDDKYFSSGVSTSFSKATRIRTFLTPYKLQHISESACDKLFSSCEKLRALDLHGTWVGHDRKSIKNLKLLRYLDLSGNSNIKKLPNSITKLQNLHTLVLFDCVSLEELPRELEKLINLRHLVIDNCEVLSHMPCGLGKLTNLQTLSSFVIHSVASTSKHIGGLGELNQLNNLRGTLKVIGMRGEKDVALDYKAANLKEKHLLQALYLQWRKEDKGDEMLALESFQLHPNLKKLYIEYYACVRFPISLSLLTNLVTFELWRCKKLEYLPRLSQLPSLQRLYLKELDSLQYISNWGDQSSDFLSSSSSSSAITPFLPSLDEIQLLRCHNLKGWWRKRSD